The DNA window TCTCTTCCTTGTTCCTCTTCGAAACCGTGATGAACTCTTTTTCTCCGGCATCTTTCTCAAAACCGCACTTTCTGCAGACCGCTTTGTCTCCCTGATATATCATTATGCTCTTACACTTTGGACAGAATTCCACGCAGATACACCTCCGCGTCCTTTATCATTTTTTCGTGATCGAATGCTAATTCCGGAAGTTCTTCGAGTTTAAAAACTTTCACATCCTCAGCGTCACTTCCGGCTTTAAGTTCTCCGCCTATGGGAGTAAGAATGAAGCAAATCGAAACGAAATGTCCTCTCGGATCTCTGTTCGGATCGGAGTAAACTCCAACGAGTTTCTCAATTCTACACTTCAATCCCGTTTCCTCCTCAGCTTCTCTTATAACAGCATCCTCAACCTTCTCACCGTACTCAACTATTCCTCCGGGCAAAGCGTACTTTCCTTTGAAAGGCTCGTTCTTTCTTCTTACGAGAACTATTCCCCCTCTGTAGGGGATTATCGCATCGACGGTAAGCGTTATGCACTTCATAGAATCACATCCAATATTGACTTTCTAAAGTTTTTCTCCGCCTGCTTTTTCGCCCACGAAACGTCTCCTACTCGCTCAACCGAATGCGCATCGCTCCCTATCGAGTAAATCAACCCCTTTCTCCCAGCCTCTTCAATTACGTCGAGAGGGGGAGCTCTGTGATAGCTGTTAATCTCTATCGCCACGCAATTTTCCTTTGCGAGGTCGATAATTTCAAGGTCGTATTCGGGAATTCTACCGTCCAAGCTAACCATTTCTGAATGCAAATGCCCGAGAACGTGAATCTCCTGAGTCTTTATACACTCCCTCAACCTCCTGTAGTACTCCTCCGGAGTCAAGTAGCTGTGGATCGAAGCGATGACCAAATCGAATTCGAATTCCGGCTTTTCTACCCTTCCGTTTTCGAGAATTCCGCACTCTATTCCGTTAAGAACTTTAACTCCGTACTTCTGCTCAGCCATCTCAATCTCGATCGATCTTTTTTCAGCTTTCTTCTTCGTGAGTCCGAGGGGGTGTTCGGAAGAGTGGTCCGCTATGCAGATAATCTTCAGCTTCCTTTCCATGGCTTTCCTAACTATTTCGTCAATTTTCCCCTTCCCATCAGAGTAAGTGCTGTGTATGTGGAAGTCGAACACAACGAAAACTGTATATTCTCTGCATAAAAACGATTTGCCATGCTACAATTCATCTCGACACTCCTAATGTTCATCTACGCACTATCAAAAAACAAATTCGTCGGCTTCGTCTCTTGGACGATCTTCGGAGTTTTCTGGCTGCTAAATTTACCTTACTACATGAGCATCTCCGACTACTTCAATTCCGTGCTGATGGTTGCAGCCTTTTCTCTCTTCACTCTCCTCGGTTTAACGATTCTGAGAACCAACGATGACGTTTTTCCGAGACTGACTTTTATCGCAGCTATCTCCTCTCTCATTTACTTCACCTTCGCCGAAACGATGCTCGGAAAAGAGCTAATAGAGATCGTGGCTATGCAAACATCAATTTTAGCGAGCTTTCTCGGCTACAAATTCTTAGTCGACGGAGATTTCATTTACTACAACGGCAAAATCGTACAGATAATTCTCGCCTGTACGGGAATCGAAAGCATTTCGCTTTTCGCCGGTATCTCTTTGGGAGCAGAAGGTAGAGCGGTTAACAAGATAAAAGCATTTTTGGTTTCAGTTCCGGTAATTTACGTGCTCAACCTCCTAAGAAACACGTTTATAGTTCTCGCTTACGGAGATAGCTGGTTTGGAGAGAACAGTTTCTACATAGCCCACCACGTAATCTCCAAGTTTCTTGCGACGGTAGCATTGATAATTATCGCGATGCAGGTCTTCAAGTATCTGCCTAAATTTGCCGATGACGTGTTTAAAGCTAAAGATGCGGTGGTGAGAACTTGGTTAGAAAAGAGGCGTTGAAAGTTATTTTAATTCTCGCCCTCTTACTTCCCCTCGGAATTTTCGTAAAATTTCTGATACCTCTCCTCTCAGCTCTAATAGCCTTTACAATTTTCTTCTTCAGAGATCCGGAAAGGAAAATCGGAGATTGGGTTATCTCTCCTGCAGACGGGAGAATCGATTTCGTCGAAGATAACAGGCTGGAAATTTTCATGGGGCTATTTGACTGCCACGTCCAGAGGTCTCCGGTGAGTGGAATAGTTAAAAGAATAACTTTCGTCCCCGGAAAAAAGCGACCGGCGTTTATAAGAGGAGGGAACGAAAGAAAGGTGATAGAAATTGAGAGCGAAGAAGGAACTTTCGTAGTCGAGTTAATAGCAGGAATTTTTGCGAGGAGAATTTTCTGCTGGGTGAAAGAGGGAGAGAAGGTTGAAAAGGGGCAGAGAATAGGAATGATAGCCTTCGGCTCAAGAGTTGCCTTAGAGGTGCCCGAAAATTACGTTTTCGTTAAAAAGGTAGGGGAAAAAGTTAAGGCTGGAGAGACGGTTGCCGTGAAATATGAAGCTGGCTGATGCATTTTCAATACTGAACGCAACCTTCGGATTTCTTGCCATATATTACCGCGATCCCTCTTTCATATTCCTCGCCGCTTTCGCCGACGGTTTAGACGGATATCTGGCAAGAAAATACGGTTCTGGAGATCTCGGAAAGAACCTCGACACTCTGGCAGATTTTATCTCATTCGGAGTGGCTCCAGCTTACTTCCTCGGAATTTTTGCCTTTCCTTACCTTTTAGCCTCAATTTACCGCCTCGCAAGATTTCTTAACGTAAATAAAGAAGATTTCGTCGGATTTCCCGTGACAGCTTCGGCAATGATAGTCGTTCCGCTACTTTTCTTTTCTAAAAATTTGTCGCTTTTTGCGGCAATAATTCTCTCGTTTTTTATGGTTAGCGAGATAGAGTACAAGAAAGTCAAGGATGCGAAGCTTTTGAGTGTTGCCGCAATCCTAATTCTTATCGCTTTCATCGATTCAAGACTTTCTGTTGGAATTCTCACCCTTTCAATCCTCTATCTCCTCTCTCCCCTCGCTAAAAACTTTTATAAACATTAGCGCAGCCTTTCCAACAATGTCAGTGATAATACTCGACACCACACTGAGAGACGGGGAACAAACGCCGGGAGTTTCCCTCAGCGTTGAGCAGAAATTAATGATTGCCGAAGCTTTGGACAACCTCGGAGTAGACATAATCGAAGCCGGAACAGCCATAGCTTCCGAAGGGGAGTTTAAAGCTATAAAGGCGATAAGCGAAGCGGGATTGAAAGCAGAAATTTGCAGCTTCGGGAGGATTAAAAAAGAGGACATCGATGCCGCCGCTGACGCTGGAGCGGATTCAATTTTCATGGTCGCCCCCTCTTCAGATATACACATCAACAGCAAATTTCCGGGGAAAACCCGGGAGGATATAATTCAGATGTCAATTGAAATGGTCGAATACGCTAAGGAAAGAGGCTTAATTGTAGAATTCGGAGGAGAGGACGCTTCTCGCGCTGATTTCGAATTCATAAAAAAGTTGTTGAAGGCGGGAGAAGAAGCCGGAGCAGACAGGTTAACTTTCACAGATACGGTCGGAGTTCTTACTCCGGAAAGAG is part of the Ferroglobus placidus DSM 10642 genome and encodes:
- a CDS encoding phosphatidylserine decarboxylase, with product MVRKEALKVILILALLLPLGIFVKFLIPLLSALIAFTIFFFRDPERKIGDWVISPADGRIDFVEDNRLEIFMGLFDCHVQRSPVSGIVKRITFVPGKKRPAFIRGGNERKVIEIESEEGTFVVELIAGIFARRIFCWVKEGEKVEKGQRIGMIAFGSRVALEVPENYVFVKKVGEKVKAGETVAVKYEAG
- a CDS encoding NUDIX domain-containing protein, which translates into the protein MKCITLTVDAIIPYRGGIVLVRRKNEPFKGKYALPGGIVEYGEKVEDAVIREAEEETGLKCRIEKLVGVYSDPNRDPRGHFVSICFILTPIGGELKAGSDAEDVKVFKLEELPELAFDHEKMIKDAEVYLRGILSKV
- a CDS encoding PHP domain-containing protein; the encoded protein is MFDFHIHSTYSDGKGKIDEIVRKAMERKLKIICIADHSSEHPLGLTKKKAEKRSIEIEMAEQKYGVKVLNGIECGILENGRVEKPEFEFDLVIASIHSYLTPEEYYRRLRECIKTQEIHVLGHLHSEMVSLDGRIPEYDLEIIDLAKENCVAIEINSYHRAPPLDVIEEAGRKGLIYSIGSDAHSVERVGDVSWAKKQAEKNFRKSILDVIL
- a CDS encoding CDP-alcohol phosphatidyltransferase family protein; translated protein: MKLADAFSILNATFGFLAIYYRDPSFIFLAAFADGLDGYLARKYGSGDLGKNLDTLADFISFGVAPAYFLGIFAFPYLLASIYRLARFLNVNKEDFVGFPVTASAMIVVPLLFFSKNLSLFAAIILSFFMVSEIEYKKVKDAKLLSVAAILILIAFIDSRLSVGILTLSILYLLSPLAKNFYKH
- the artA gene encoding archaeosortase A, giving the protein MLQFISTLLMFIYALSKNKFVGFVSWTIFGVFWLLNLPYYMSISDYFNSVLMVAAFSLFTLLGLTILRTNDDVFPRLTFIAAISSLIYFTFAETMLGKELIEIVAMQTSILASFLGYKFLVDGDFIYYNGKIVQIILACTGIESISLFAGISLGAEGRAVNKIKAFLVSVPVIYVLNLLRNTFIVLAYGDSWFGENSFYIAHHVISKFLATVALIIIAMQVFKYLPKFADDVFKAKDAVVRTWLEKRR